One window from the genome of Hippocampus zosterae strain Florida chromosome 7, ASM2543408v3, whole genome shotgun sequence encodes:
- the col1a2 gene encoding collagen alpha-2(I) chain isoform X4, producing MGMMGNRGPPGPPGPPGPQGHTGHPGEPGEPGQTGPVGPRGPPGPPGKSGEDGNNGRPGKPGDRGAPGPQGARGFPGTPGLPGMKGHRGYNGLDGRKGEPGAAGVKGEAGAHGAAGRPGLVGPRGLAGERGRAGPAGPVGARGADGNTGPAGAAGPAGAAGAPGFPGGPGPKGEVGSVGATGPSGPQGARGEPGPNGAVGPVGPVGNPGANGLNGAKGATGAAGVAGAPGFPGPRGGPGPQGPQGAAGPRGLAGDPGVQGVKGDVGAKGEPGSAGPQGAPGPHGEEGKRGPTGEIGAAGPAGSRGSRGAPGSRGMPGTEGRVGPLGMPGARGATGSAGARGPPGDAGRAGEPGPAGARGLHGSPGSSGPQGKEGPSGPAGQDGRTGPPGPTGPRGQPGNIGFPGPKGPAGEPGKPGEKGANGATGLRGPPGPDGNNGATGPMGVSGGPGEKGEQGPAGSPGFQGLPGPAGAAGEVGKPGDRGVPGDQGVAGPAGVKGERGNPGAAGSAGPQGPMGARGATGAPGADGSKGEPGIAGVVGAPGHQGASGMPGERGAAGPAGVKGEKGELGHAGPDGNPGRDGARGLPGAGGPPGPTGANGDKGESGSFGPSGPAGVRGAPGERGEVGPAGAPGFAGPPGANGQAGARGERGPAGGKGDTGPAGPAGPAGQSGPAGAPGAPGTSGPLGLQGFVGLPGARGDRGSPGGPGAVGEPGRLGPAGPAGARGPAGNIGMPGMTGPQGEAGREGNSGNDGPPGRPGAPGVKGDRGDPGPAGILGVAGAPGPAGPSGAVGRPGNRGDSGFTGPSGPAGAAGARGAAGPAGVRGEKGVGGDKGEMGMKGLRGHPGLQGMPGPSGAPGDTGPAGANGPAGPRGPAGPHGPPGKDGRAGAHGTIGAPGARGAPGHIGPVGPPGPPGLPGPPGAAGGGYDLSGYDEYRADQPAMRAKDYEVDATIKSLNTQIENLLTPEGSRKNPARTCRDIKLGHPEWTSGFYWIDPNQGCINDAIRVFCDFATRETCIHAQPESIAKKNWFRSTENKKHVWFGETINGGTEFTYNDETISSQSMATQLAFMRLLSNQASQNITYHCRNSVAYMDAESGSLNKAVVLAGSNDVELRAEGNSRFTFSVVEDGCTRHTGEWSKTVIEYRTNKPSRLPILDIAPMDIGGADQEFGLDIGPVCFK from the exons ATG gGTATGATGGGCAACAGAGGACCTCCCGGACCCCCTGGACCCCCT GGACCTCAGGGACACACCGGACACCCTGGTGAGCCCGGCGAGCCTGGACAGACT GGTCCCGTTGGTCCCCGTGGCCCACCCGGACCTCCTGGCAAATCTGGAGAGGAC GGTAACAACGGCAGACCTGGCAAGCCCGGAGACAGAGGTGCCCCCGGCCCTCAG GGTGCTCGTGGATTCCCCGGAACTCCTGGACTTCCCGGAATGAAGGGACACAGA GGTTACAATGGCTTGGATGGACGCAAGGGAGAGCCTGGTGCCGCTGGAGTCAAG GGTGAGGCTGGCGCACACGGAGCTGCTGGAAGACCCGGACTTGTT GGACCTCGCGGTCTGGCTGGCGAGAGAGGTCGCGCCGGCCCTGCTGGCCCTGTTGGTGCTCGTGGTGCTGATGGCAACACTGGACCAGCTGGTGCTGCT GGACCCGCTGGTGCTGCTGGTGCCCCAGGATTCCCCGGTGGCCCTGGACCCAAG GGAGAGGTTGGATCCGTTGGTGCTACTGGTCCCTCTGGACCCCAGGGAGCTAGAGGAGAGCCCGGTCCCAATGGAGCCGTTGGCCCCGTTGGTCCCGTT GGTAACCCTGGTGCTAATGGCCTGAACGGAGCCAAGGGAGCCACT GGTGCTGCCGGTGTTGCTGGAGCTCCTGGATTCCCCGGACCCAGAGGAGGACCTGGACCTCAGGGACCTCAGGGTGCCGCTGGTCCCAGAGGCCTGGCT GGAGATCCCGGTGTTCAGGGTGTGAAGGGAGATGTTGGTGCCAAGGGTGAGCCT GGTAGCGCTGGACCTCAAGGAGCCCCCGGACCTCACGGTGAGGAGGGCAAACGTGGACCTACTGGCGAGATTGGAGCCGCTGGCCCCGCTGGTAGCCGTGGATCCAGA GGCGCTCCCGGAAGCCGTGGAATGCCCGGTACTGAGGGAAGAGTTGGCCCACTT GGTATGCCTGGTGCTCGTGGAGCCACCGGCTCCGCTGGAGCTCGTGGACCTCCTGGAGATGCTGGCCGTGCTGGTGAGCCTGGTCCCGCTGGTGCCAGG GGTCTCCACGGAAGCCCCGGAAGCTCTGGACCCCAAGGAAAGGAGGGACCTTCT GGTCCTGCTGGACAAGATGGTCGCACCGGTCCTCCCGGCCCAACTGGACCTAGAGGCCAGCCTGGAAACATTGGCTTCCCTGGACCCAAGGGACCCGCT GGTGAGCCTGGCAAACCCGGAGAGAAGGGAGCTAATGGAGCCACTGGTCTGAGA GGACCTCCTGGCCCCGATGGTAACAATGGCGCCACTGGCCCCATGGGAGTTTCT GGCGGTCCTGGTGAGAAGGGAGAGCAGGGACCTGCTGGATCTCCTGGTTTCCAG GGTCTGCCTGGACCTGCTGGCGCTGCTGGAGAGGTTGGCAAGCCCGGAGACAGA GGTGTCCCAGGAGACCAGGGAGTCGCTGGACCCGCTGGTGTGAAG GGAGAGCGCGGTAACCCCGGTGCTGCCGGATCTGCCGGACCTCAGGGACCCATGGGAGCCCGCGGAGCTACTGGAGCTCCTGGTGCTGATGGTTCAAAG GGAGAGCCTGGTATTGCTGGAGTTGTCGGTGCTCCTGGACACCAAGGAGCTAGCGGCATGCCCGGAGAGCGTGGAGCTGCTGGACCCGCCGGAGTCAAGGGAGAGAAG GGAGAGCTTGGACACGCCGGACCCGACGGCAACCCCGGAAGAGATGGTGCCCGT GGTCTCCCCGGAGCCGGTGGCCCCCCTGGTCCCACAGGAGCCAATGGTGACAAG GGTGAGAGTGGATCTTTCGGACCTTCTGGACCTGCTGGAGTCCGTGGTGCCCCT GGTGAGCGTGGAGAGGTTGGACCCGCTGGAGCCCCTGGATTCGCTGGACCTCCT GGAGCTAATGGACAGGCTGGAGCAAGAGGAGAGCGTGGACCTGCCGGAGGAAAGGGAGATACTGGCCCCGCCGGACCTGCTGGACCCGCTGGACAGTCTGGACCTGCT GGTGCTCCTGGTGCTCCTGGAACTTCTGGACCTCTTGGTCTTCAAGGATTTGTTGGTCTTCCTGGCGCTAGAGGCGATCGTGGTAGCCCCGGTGGTCCCGGTGCTGTC GGAGAGCCCGGTAGACTCGGACCTGCTGGTCCCGCTGGTGCCCGCGGCCCCGCTGGCAACATTGGTATGCCTGGTATGACCGGACCTCAAGGAGAAGCTGGACGTGAG GGTAACAGTGGTAACGATGGACCTCCTGGTCGTCCTGGTGCTCCTGGAGTCAAG GGAGACCGTGGTGACCCCGGTCCCGCTGGTATTTTGGGAGTTGCTGGTGCCCCCGGACCTGCTGGCCCCAGCGGAGCTGTTGGAAGACCTGGAAACCGTGGAGACTCT GGCTTTACCGGACCTTCTGGACCCGCCGGAGCCGCTGGAGCTAGAGGTGCCGCT GGACCCGCTGGAGTCCGTGGCGAGAAGGGAGTTGGTGGAGACAAAGGAGAGATGGGAATGAAGGGTCTTCGTGGACACCCTGGTCTCCAGGGAATGCCAGGACCTTCT GGTGCCCCTGGTGACACCGGACCTGCTGGTGCTAATGGACCCGCTGGACCCAGA GGTCCCGCCGGACCCCACGGACCTCCTGGTAAGGATGGTAGAGCTGGTGCCCATGGTACTATTGGTGCTCCCGGTGCTCGTGGAGCCCCTGGACACATCGGCCCTGTT GGTCCCCCTGGACCTCCCGGTCTGCCTGGACCTCCCGGCGCTGCTGGTGGTGGCTACGATCTGTCTGGATACGATGAGTACAGAGCTGACCAGCCCGCCATGAGAGCCAAGGATTACGAAGTTGACGCCACCATCAAGTCCCTCAACACTCAGATTGAGAACCTGCTCACCCCTGAGGGTTCCAGGAAGAACCCTGCCCGCACATGCCGCGACATCAAGCTCGGCCACCCCGAATGGACCAGCG GATTCTACTGGATCGACCCCAACCAGGGTTGCATCAATGACGCCATCAGGGTCTTCTGCGACTTCGCCACCCGCGAGACTTGCATCCATGCCCAGCCCGAGAGCATTGCCAAGAAGAACTGGTTCAGAAGCACAGAGAACAAGAAGCACGTCTGGTTTGGAGAGACCATCAATGGCGGAACTGAG ttcacCTACAATGACGAGACCATCAGCTCTCAGAGCATGGCCACCCAGCTGGCCTTCATGCGCCTGCTGTCCAACCAGGCTAGCCAGAACATCACCTACCACTGCAGGAACAGCGTTGCCTACATGGATGCTGAGAGCGGCAGCCTGAACAAGGCTGTGGTGCTTGCCGGCTCCAACGATGTGGAGCTGAGGGCTGAGGGCAACAGCCGTTTCACCTTCTCTGTGGTGGAGGATGGTTGCACT AGACACACTGGTGAGTGGAGCAAGACAGTGATTGAGTACAGAACAAATAAACCATCTCGCCTGCCCATCCTCGACATTGCACCTATGGACATTGGTGGAGCTGATCAGGAGTTTGGTTTGGACATTGGCCCAGTCTGTTTCAAATAA
- the col1a2 gene encoding collagen alpha-2(I) chain isoform X2 — protein sequence MGMMGNRGPPGPPGPPGPQGHTGHPGEPGEPGQTGPVGPRGPPGPPGKSGEDGNNGRPGKPGDRGAPGPQGARGFPGTPGLPGMKGHRGYNGLDGRKGEPGAAGVKGEAGAHGAAGRPGLVGPRGLAGERGRAGPAGPVGARGADGNTGPAGAAGPAGAAGAPGFPGGPGPKGEVGSVGATGPSGPQGARGEPGPNGAVGPVGPVGNPGANGLNGAKGATGAAGVAGAPGFPGPRGGPGPQGPQGAAGPRGLAGDPGVQGVKGDVGAKGEPGSAGPQGAPGPHGEEGKRGPTGEIGAAGPAGSRGSRGAPGSRGMPGTEGRVGPLGMPGARGATGSAGARGPPGDAGRAGEPGPAGARGLHGSPGSSGPQGKEGPSGPAGQDGRTGPPGPTGPRGQPGNIGFPGPKGPAGEPGKPGEKGANGATGLRGPPGPDGNNGATGPMGVSGGPGEKGEQGPAGSPGFQGLPGPAGAAGEVGKPGDRGVPGDQGVAGPAGVKGERGNPGAAGSAGPQGPMGARGATGAPGADGSKGEPGIAGVVGAPGHQGASGMPGERGAAGPAGVKGEKGELGHAGPDGNPGRDGARGLPGAGGPPGPTGANGDKGESGSFGPSGPAGVRGAPGERGEVGPAGAPGFAGPPGANGQAGARGERGPAGGKGDTGPAGPAGPAGQSGPAGIVGPAGPAGPAGKDGPRGMRGDVGPAGPAGEQGMVGPSGPAGEKGPSGEPGPAGAPGAPGTSGPLGLQGFVGLPGARGDRGSPGGPGAVGEPGRLGPAGPAGARGPAGNIGMPGMTGPQGEAGREGNSGNDGPPGRPGAPGVKGDRGDPGPAGILGVAGAPGPAGPSGAVGRPGNRGDSGFTGPSGPAGAAGARGAAGPAGVRGEKGVGGDKGEMGMKGLRGHPGLQGMPGPSGAPGDTGPAGANGPAGPRGPAGPHGPPGKDGRAGAHGTIGAPGARGAPGHIGPVGPPGPPGLPGPPGAAGGGYDLSGYDEYRADQPAMRAKDYEVDATIKSLNTQIENLLTPEGSRKNPARTCRDIKLGHPEWTSGFYWIDPNQGCINDAIRVFCDFATRETCIHAQPESIAKKNWFRSTENKKHVWFGETINGGTEFTYNDETISSQSMATQLAFMRLLSNQASQNITYHCRNSVAYMDAESGSLNKAVVLAGSNDVELRAEGNSRFTFSVVEDGCTRHTGEWSKTVIEYRTNKPSRLPILDIAPMDIGGADQEFGLDIGPVCFK from the exons ATG gGTATGATGGGCAACAGAGGACCTCCCGGACCCCCTGGACCCCCT GGACCTCAGGGACACACCGGACACCCTGGTGAGCCCGGCGAGCCTGGACAGACT GGTCCCGTTGGTCCCCGTGGCCCACCCGGACCTCCTGGCAAATCTGGAGAGGAC GGTAACAACGGCAGACCTGGCAAGCCCGGAGACAGAGGTGCCCCCGGCCCTCAG GGTGCTCGTGGATTCCCCGGAACTCCTGGACTTCCCGGAATGAAGGGACACAGA GGTTACAATGGCTTGGATGGACGCAAGGGAGAGCCTGGTGCCGCTGGAGTCAAG GGTGAGGCTGGCGCACACGGAGCTGCTGGAAGACCCGGACTTGTT GGACCTCGCGGTCTGGCTGGCGAGAGAGGTCGCGCCGGCCCTGCTGGCCCTGTTGGTGCTCGTGGTGCTGATGGCAACACTGGACCAGCTGGTGCTGCT GGACCCGCTGGTGCTGCTGGTGCCCCAGGATTCCCCGGTGGCCCTGGACCCAAG GGAGAGGTTGGATCCGTTGGTGCTACTGGTCCCTCTGGACCCCAGGGAGCTAGAGGAGAGCCCGGTCCCAATGGAGCCGTTGGCCCCGTTGGTCCCGTT GGTAACCCTGGTGCTAATGGCCTGAACGGAGCCAAGGGAGCCACT GGTGCTGCCGGTGTTGCTGGAGCTCCTGGATTCCCCGGACCCAGAGGAGGACCTGGACCTCAGGGACCTCAGGGTGCCGCTGGTCCCAGAGGCCTGGCT GGAGATCCCGGTGTTCAGGGTGTGAAGGGAGATGTTGGTGCCAAGGGTGAGCCT GGTAGCGCTGGACCTCAAGGAGCCCCCGGACCTCACGGTGAGGAGGGCAAACGTGGACCTACTGGCGAGATTGGAGCCGCTGGCCCCGCTGGTAGCCGTGGATCCAGA GGCGCTCCCGGAAGCCGTGGAATGCCCGGTACTGAGGGAAGAGTTGGCCCACTT GGTATGCCTGGTGCTCGTGGAGCCACCGGCTCCGCTGGAGCTCGTGGACCTCCTGGAGATGCTGGCCGTGCTGGTGAGCCTGGTCCCGCTGGTGCCAGG GGTCTCCACGGAAGCCCCGGAAGCTCTGGACCCCAAGGAAAGGAGGGACCTTCT GGTCCTGCTGGACAAGATGGTCGCACCGGTCCTCCCGGCCCAACTGGACCTAGAGGCCAGCCTGGAAACATTGGCTTCCCTGGACCCAAGGGACCCGCT GGTGAGCCTGGCAAACCCGGAGAGAAGGGAGCTAATGGAGCCACTGGTCTGAGA GGACCTCCTGGCCCCGATGGTAACAATGGCGCCACTGGCCCCATGGGAGTTTCT GGCGGTCCTGGTGAGAAGGGAGAGCAGGGACCTGCTGGATCTCCTGGTTTCCAG GGTCTGCCTGGACCTGCTGGCGCTGCTGGAGAGGTTGGCAAGCCCGGAGACAGA GGTGTCCCAGGAGACCAGGGAGTCGCTGGACCCGCTGGTGTGAAG GGAGAGCGCGGTAACCCCGGTGCTGCCGGATCTGCCGGACCTCAGGGACCCATGGGAGCCCGCGGAGCTACTGGAGCTCCTGGTGCTGATGGTTCAAAG GGAGAGCCTGGTATTGCTGGAGTTGTCGGTGCTCCTGGACACCAAGGAGCTAGCGGCATGCCCGGAGAGCGTGGAGCTGCTGGACCCGCCGGAGTCAAGGGAGAGAAG GGAGAGCTTGGACACGCCGGACCCGACGGCAACCCCGGAAGAGATGGTGCCCGT GGTCTCCCCGGAGCCGGTGGCCCCCCTGGTCCCACAGGAGCCAATGGTGACAAG GGTGAGAGTGGATCTTTCGGACCTTCTGGACCTGCTGGAGTCCGTGGTGCCCCT GGTGAGCGTGGAGAGGTTGGACCCGCTGGAGCCCCTGGATTCGCTGGACCTCCT GGAGCTAATGGACAGGCTGGAGCAAGAGGAGAGCGTGGACCTGCCGGAGGAAAGGGAGATACTGGCCCCGCCGGACCTGCTGGACCCGCTGGACAGTCTGGACCTGCT GGTATTGTCGGACCCGCTGGCCCCGCCGGTCCCGCTGGTAAAGATGGTCCCCGCGGTATGCGTGGAGACGTTGGTCCCGCTGGCCCCGCTGGAGAGCAGGGTATGGTTGGACCTTCTGGCCCCGCTGGAGAGAAGGGACCTTCTGGAGAGCCTGGACCTGCT GGTGCTCCTGGTGCTCCTGGAACTTCTGGACCTCTTGGTCTTCAAGGATTTGTTGGTCTTCCTGGCGCTAGAGGCGATCGTGGTAGCCCCGGTGGTCCCGGTGCTGTC GGAGAGCCCGGTAGACTCGGACCTGCTGGTCCCGCTGGTGCCCGCGGCCCCGCTGGCAACATTGGTATGCCTGGTATGACCGGACCTCAAGGAGAAGCTGGACGTGAG GGTAACAGTGGTAACGATGGACCTCCTGGTCGTCCTGGTGCTCCTGGAGTCAAG GGAGACCGTGGTGACCCCGGTCCCGCTGGTATTTTGGGAGTTGCTGGTGCCCCCGGACCTGCTGGCCCCAGCGGAGCTGTTGGAAGACCTGGAAACCGTGGAGACTCT GGCTTTACCGGACCTTCTGGACCCGCCGGAGCCGCTGGAGCTAGAGGTGCCGCT GGACCCGCTGGAGTCCGTGGCGAGAAGGGAGTTGGTGGAGACAAAGGAGAGATGGGAATGAAGGGTCTTCGTGGACACCCTGGTCTCCAGGGAATGCCAGGACCTTCT GGTGCCCCTGGTGACACCGGACCTGCTGGTGCTAATGGACCCGCTGGACCCAGA GGTCCCGCCGGACCCCACGGACCTCCTGGTAAGGATGGTAGAGCTGGTGCCCATGGTACTATTGGTGCTCCCGGTGCTCGTGGAGCCCCTGGACACATCGGCCCTGTT GGTCCCCCTGGACCTCCCGGTCTGCCTGGACCTCCCGGCGCTGCTGGTGGTGGCTACGATCTGTCTGGATACGATGAGTACAGAGCTGACCAGCCCGCCATGAGAGCCAAGGATTACGAAGTTGACGCCACCATCAAGTCCCTCAACACTCAGATTGAGAACCTGCTCACCCCTGAGGGTTCCAGGAAGAACCCTGCCCGCACATGCCGCGACATCAAGCTCGGCCACCCCGAATGGACCAGCG GATTCTACTGGATCGACCCCAACCAGGGTTGCATCAATGACGCCATCAGGGTCTTCTGCGACTTCGCCACCCGCGAGACTTGCATCCATGCCCAGCCCGAGAGCATTGCCAAGAAGAACTGGTTCAGAAGCACAGAGAACAAGAAGCACGTCTGGTTTGGAGAGACCATCAATGGCGGAACTGAG ttcacCTACAATGACGAGACCATCAGCTCTCAGAGCATGGCCACCCAGCTGGCCTTCATGCGCCTGCTGTCCAACCAGGCTAGCCAGAACATCACCTACCACTGCAGGAACAGCGTTGCCTACATGGATGCTGAGAGCGGCAGCCTGAACAAGGCTGTGGTGCTTGCCGGCTCCAACGATGTGGAGCTGAGGGCTGAGGGCAACAGCCGTTTCACCTTCTCTGTGGTGGAGGATGGTTGCACT AGACACACTGGTGAGTGGAGCAAGACAGTGATTGAGTACAGAACAAATAAACCATCTCGCCTGCCCATCCTCGACATTGCACCTATGGACATTGGTGGAGCTGATCAGGAGTTTGGTTTGGACATTGGCCCAGTCTGTTTCAAATAA
- the col1a2 gene encoding collagen alpha-2(I) chain isoform X1 codes for MGMMGNRGPPGPPGPPGPQGHTGHPGEPGEPGQTGPVGPRGPPGPPGKSGEDGNNGRPGKPGDRGAPGPQGARGFPGTPGLPGMKGHRGYNGLDGRKGEPGAAGVKGEAGAHGAAGRPGLVGPRGLAGERGRAGPAGPVGARGADGNTGPAGAAGPAGAAGAPGFPGGPGPKGEVGSVGATGPSGPQGARGEPGPNGAVGPVGPVGNPGANGLNGAKGATGAAGVAGAPGFPGPRGGPGPQGPQGAAGPRGLAGDPGVQGVKGDVGAKGEPGSAGPQGAPGPHGEEGKRGPTGEIGAAGPAGSRGSRGAPGSRGMPGTEGRVGPLGMPGARGATGSAGARGPPGDAGRAGEPGPAGARGLHGSPGSSGPQGKEGPSGPAGQDGRTGPPGPTGPRGQPGNIGFPGPKGPAGEPGKPGEKGANGATGLRGPPGPDGNNGATGPMGVSGGPGEKGEQGPAGSPGFQGERGNPGAAGSAGPQGPMGARGATGAPGADGSKGEPGIAGVVGAPGHQGASGMPGERGAAGPAGVKGEKGELGHAGPDGNPGRDGARGLPGAGGPPGPTGANGDKGESGSFGPSGPAGVRGAPGERGEVGPAGAPGFAGPPGANGQAGARGERGPAGGKGDTGPAGPAGPAGQSGPAGPSGPAGATGARGDNGPQGLTGFPGAAGRIGPAGPAGIVGPAGPAGPAGKDGPRGMRGDVGPAGPAGEQGMVGPSGPAGEKGPSGEPGPAGAPGAPGTSGPLGLQGFVGLPGARGDRGSPGGPGAVGEPGRLGPAGPAGARGPAGNIGMPGMTGPQGEAGREGNSGNDGPPGRPGAPGVKGDRGDPGPAGILGVAGAPGPAGPSGAVGRPGNRGDSGFTGPSGPAGAAGARGAAGPAGVRGEKGVGGDKGEMGMKGLRGHPGLQGMPGPSGAPGDTGPAGANGPAGPRGPAGPHGPPGKDGRAGAHGTIGAPGARGAPGHIGPVGPPGPPGLPGPPGAAGGGYDLSGYDEYRADQPAMRAKDYEVDATIKSLNTQIENLLTPEGSRKNPARTCRDIKLGHPEWTSGFYWIDPNQGCINDAIRVFCDFATRETCIHAQPESIAKKNWFRSTENKKHVWFGETINGGTEFTYNDETISSQSMATQLAFMRLLSNQASQNITYHCRNSVAYMDAESGSLNKAVVLAGSNDVELRAEGNSRFTFSVVEDGCTRHTGEWSKTVIEYRTNKPSRLPILDIAPMDIGGADQEFGLDIGPVCFK; via the exons ATG gGTATGATGGGCAACAGAGGACCTCCCGGACCCCCTGGACCCCCT GGACCTCAGGGACACACCGGACACCCTGGTGAGCCCGGCGAGCCTGGACAGACT GGTCCCGTTGGTCCCCGTGGCCCACCCGGACCTCCTGGCAAATCTGGAGAGGAC GGTAACAACGGCAGACCTGGCAAGCCCGGAGACAGAGGTGCCCCCGGCCCTCAG GGTGCTCGTGGATTCCCCGGAACTCCTGGACTTCCCGGAATGAAGGGACACAGA GGTTACAATGGCTTGGATGGACGCAAGGGAGAGCCTGGTGCCGCTGGAGTCAAG GGTGAGGCTGGCGCACACGGAGCTGCTGGAAGACCCGGACTTGTT GGACCTCGCGGTCTGGCTGGCGAGAGAGGTCGCGCCGGCCCTGCTGGCCCTGTTGGTGCTCGTGGTGCTGATGGCAACACTGGACCAGCTGGTGCTGCT GGACCCGCTGGTGCTGCTGGTGCCCCAGGATTCCCCGGTGGCCCTGGACCCAAG GGAGAGGTTGGATCCGTTGGTGCTACTGGTCCCTCTGGACCCCAGGGAGCTAGAGGAGAGCCCGGTCCCAATGGAGCCGTTGGCCCCGTTGGTCCCGTT GGTAACCCTGGTGCTAATGGCCTGAACGGAGCCAAGGGAGCCACT GGTGCTGCCGGTGTTGCTGGAGCTCCTGGATTCCCCGGACCCAGAGGAGGACCTGGACCTCAGGGACCTCAGGGTGCCGCTGGTCCCAGAGGCCTGGCT GGAGATCCCGGTGTTCAGGGTGTGAAGGGAGATGTTGGTGCCAAGGGTGAGCCT GGTAGCGCTGGACCTCAAGGAGCCCCCGGACCTCACGGTGAGGAGGGCAAACGTGGACCTACTGGCGAGATTGGAGCCGCTGGCCCCGCTGGTAGCCGTGGATCCAGA GGCGCTCCCGGAAGCCGTGGAATGCCCGGTACTGAGGGAAGAGTTGGCCCACTT GGTATGCCTGGTGCTCGTGGAGCCACCGGCTCCGCTGGAGCTCGTGGACCTCCTGGAGATGCTGGCCGTGCTGGTGAGCCTGGTCCCGCTGGTGCCAGG GGTCTCCACGGAAGCCCCGGAAGCTCTGGACCCCAAGGAAAGGAGGGACCTTCT GGTCCTGCTGGACAAGATGGTCGCACCGGTCCTCCCGGCCCAACTGGACCTAGAGGCCAGCCTGGAAACATTGGCTTCCCTGGACCCAAGGGACCCGCT GGTGAGCCTGGCAAACCCGGAGAGAAGGGAGCTAATGGAGCCACTGGTCTGAGA GGACCTCCTGGCCCCGATGGTAACAATGGCGCCACTGGCCCCATGGGAGTTTCT GGCGGTCCTGGTGAGAAGGGAGAGCAGGGACCTGCTGGATCTCCTGGTTTCCAG GGAGAGCGCGGTAACCCCGGTGCTGCCGGATCTGCCGGACCTCAGGGACCCATGGGAGCCCGCGGAGCTACTGGAGCTCCTGGTGCTGATGGTTCAAAG GGAGAGCCTGGTATTGCTGGAGTTGTCGGTGCTCCTGGACACCAAGGAGCTAGCGGCATGCCCGGAGAGCGTGGAGCTGCTGGACCCGCCGGAGTCAAGGGAGAGAAG GGAGAGCTTGGACACGCCGGACCCGACGGCAACCCCGGAAGAGATGGTGCCCGT GGTCTCCCCGGAGCCGGTGGCCCCCCTGGTCCCACAGGAGCCAATGGTGACAAG GGTGAGAGTGGATCTTTCGGACCTTCTGGACCTGCTGGAGTCCGTGGTGCCCCT GGTGAGCGTGGAGAGGTTGGACCCGCTGGAGCCCCTGGATTCGCTGGACCTCCT GGAGCTAATGGACAGGCTGGAGCAAGAGGAGAGCGTGGACCTGCCGGAGGAAAGGGAGATACTGGCCCCGCCGGACCTGCTGGACCCGCTGGACAGTCTGGACCTGCT GGTCCTTCTGGCCCTGCTGGAGCTACTGGCGCCCGTGGAGACAATGGCCCTCAG GGTCTGACTGGTTTCCCTGGAGCCGCTGGCAGAATTGGCCCCGCTGGACCTGCT GGTATTGTCGGACCCGCTGGCCCCGCCGGTCCCGCTGGTAAAGATGGTCCCCGCGGTATGCGTGGAGACGTTGGTCCCGCTGGCCCCGCTGGAGAGCAGGGTATGGTTGGACCTTCTGGCCCCGCTGGAGAGAAGGGACCTTCTGGAGAGCCTGGACCTGCT GGTGCTCCTGGTGCTCCTGGAACTTCTGGACCTCTTGGTCTTCAAGGATTTGTTGGTCTTCCTGGCGCTAGAGGCGATCGTGGTAGCCCCGGTGGTCCCGGTGCTGTC GGAGAGCCCGGTAGACTCGGACCTGCTGGTCCCGCTGGTGCCCGCGGCCCCGCTGGCAACATTGGTATGCCTGGTATGACCGGACCTCAAGGAGAAGCTGGACGTGAG GGTAACAGTGGTAACGATGGACCTCCTGGTCGTCCTGGTGCTCCTGGAGTCAAG GGAGACCGTGGTGACCCCGGTCCCGCTGGTATTTTGGGAGTTGCTGGTGCCCCCGGACCTGCTGGCCCCAGCGGAGCTGTTGGAAGACCTGGAAACCGTGGAGACTCT GGCTTTACCGGACCTTCTGGACCCGCCGGAGCCGCTGGAGCTAGAGGTGCCGCT GGACCCGCTGGAGTCCGTGGCGAGAAGGGAGTTGGTGGAGACAAAGGAGAGATGGGAATGAAGGGTCTTCGTGGACACCCTGGTCTCCAGGGAATGCCAGGACCTTCT GGTGCCCCTGGTGACACCGGACCTGCTGGTGCTAATGGACCCGCTGGACCCAGA GGTCCCGCCGGACCCCACGGACCTCCTGGTAAGGATGGTAGAGCTGGTGCCCATGGTACTATTGGTGCTCCCGGTGCTCGTGGAGCCCCTGGACACATCGGCCCTGTT GGTCCCCCTGGACCTCCCGGTCTGCCTGGACCTCCCGGCGCTGCTGGTGGTGGCTACGATCTGTCTGGATACGATGAGTACAGAGCTGACCAGCCCGCCATGAGAGCCAAGGATTACGAAGTTGACGCCACCATCAAGTCCCTCAACACTCAGATTGAGAACCTGCTCACCCCTGAGGGTTCCAGGAAGAACCCTGCCCGCACATGCCGCGACATCAAGCTCGGCCACCCCGAATGGACCAGCG GATTCTACTGGATCGACCCCAACCAGGGTTGCATCAATGACGCCATCAGGGTCTTCTGCGACTTCGCCACCCGCGAGACTTGCATCCATGCCCAGCCCGAGAGCATTGCCAAGAAGAACTGGTTCAGAAGCACAGAGAACAAGAAGCACGTCTGGTTTGGAGAGACCATCAATGGCGGAACTGAG ttcacCTACAATGACGAGACCATCAGCTCTCAGAGCATGGCCACCCAGCTGGCCTTCATGCGCCTGCTGTCCAACCAGGCTAGCCAGAACATCACCTACCACTGCAGGAACAGCGTTGCCTACATGGATGCTGAGAGCGGCAGCCTGAACAAGGCTGTGGTGCTTGCCGGCTCCAACGATGTGGAGCTGAGGGCTGAGGGCAACAGCCGTTTCACCTTCTCTGTGGTGGAGGATGGTTGCACT AGACACACTGGTGAGTGGAGCAAGACAGTGATTGAGTACAGAACAAATAAACCATCTCGCCTGCCCATCCTCGACATTGCACCTATGGACATTGGTGGAGCTGATCAGGAGTTTGGTTTGGACATTGGCCCAGTCTGTTTCAAATAA